From one Babesia bovis T2Bo chromosome 3, whole genome shotgun sequence genomic stretch:
- a CDS encoding putative tubulin alpha chain → MREVISIHVGQAGIQVGNACWELFCLEHGIQPDGHMPADKQIQGDDAFSTFFSETGAGKHVPRCVFVDLEPTVVDEVRTGTYRHLFHPEQLITGKEDAANNFARGHYTVGKDIVDSCLDRIRKLADNCTGLQGFLMFNAVGGGTGSGLGCLMLERLSVDYGKKSKLNFCCWPSPRVSTAVVEPYNSVLSTHSLLEHTDVAVMLDNEAIYDICKRNLDIGRPTYTNLNRLIAQVISSLTASLRFDGALNVDVTEFQTNLVPYPRIHFMLSSYAPVISAEKAYHEQLSVAEITNSAFEPANMMAKCDPRHGKYMASCILYRGDVVPKDVNAAVAAIKTKRTIQFVDWCPTGFKVGINYQPPTVVPGGDLAKVMRAVCMISNSTAIAEVFSRMDHKFDLMYAKRAFVHWYVGEGMEEGEFSEAREDLAALEKDYEEVGLDTTYDEEAENY, encoded by the coding sequence GGAACTGTTCTGTTTGGAACATGGCATCCAACCTGATGGTCACATGCCTGCTGATAAACAAATCCAGGGTGACGATGCATTCTCTACCTTCTTCAGTGAAACTGGCGCTGGCAAGCATGTGCCTCGTTGCGTGTTTGTAGATTTGGAACCAACGGTCGTAGACGAAGTGCGTACTGGTACTTATCGTCATCTTTTCCACCCAGAGCAGCTAATTACCGGCAAGGAGGATGCTGCTAACAATTTTGCCAGGGGTCACTACACAGTAGGCAAGGACATTGTTGACTCGTGTCTTGACCGTATCAGGAAGCTGGCTGATAACTGTACTGGTCTTCAGGGTTTCCTTATGTTCAATGCTGTTGGAGGTGGTACAGGTTCTGGTTTGGGTTGTTTGATGTTAGAGAGGTTGTCTGTTGATTACGGTAAGAAGAGCAAATTGAACTTTTGCTGCTGGCCATCTCCACGGGTATCAACTGCTGTTGTTGAGCCCTACAACTCGGTACTCTCAACTCATTCATTGTTGGAGCACACTGATGTGGCTGTCATGCTTGACAACGAGGCTATTTACGATATTTGCAAGCGCAATTTGGATATCGGGCGTCCTACATACACCAACTTAAACAGGCTGATTGCCCAGGTCATATCGTCTTTAACCGCTTCATTGCGTTTTGATGGTGCACTCAATGTTGATGTTACTGAGTTCCAGACCAACTTGGTACCTTACCCTCGCATTCACTTCATGCTTTCATCATATGCCCCTGTAATTAGCGCTGAAAAGGCGTACCACGAGCAGTTGTCAGTTGCGGAAATCACCAACTCGGCATTCGAGCCTGCTAACATGATGGCTAAGTGTGACCCTCGCCATGGCAAGTACATGGCTTCATGTATTCTCTACCGTGGTGACGTAGTTCCTAAGGATGTTAACGCTGCTGTAGCGGCGATTAAGACTAAGCGTACAATCCAGTTTGTTGACTGGTGTCCCACGGGATTCAAGGTTGGTATTAATTACCAACCACCTACAGTGGTCCCTGGTGGTGATTTGGCTAAGGTTATGCGTGCTGTATGCATGATTTCCAACTCAACGGCCATTGCGGAAGTTTTTAGCAGGATGGACCACAAGTTCGACCTCATGTACGCTAAACGCGCCTTCGTACACTGGTACGTTGGAGAGGGAATGGAGGAGGGCGAGTTCAGCGAGGCCCGTGAAGACTTAGCCGCACTCGAAAAGGACTACGAGGAAGTGGGCTTGGACACAACCTATGACGAAGAGGCAGAAAATTACTGA
- a CDS encoding putative 60S ribosomal protein L32, with amino-acid sequence MAVRVFRGLVHKRTKKFRRFQSDRFKRVKESWRKPKGIDCRVRRRFKGTVLTPKIGYGTDKRTRHKLPSGYYKVVVNNPAEVDILLMHNKTHVAEIAHSVSAKKRRVIVDRAKKLGIKVTNAGARLRVEEKE; translated from the exons ATGGCTGTCAGGGTCTTCAGAGGTTTGGTCCACAAGAGGACCAAAAAGTTCAGACGTTTCCAGTCTGACCGCTTCAAGCGTGTCAAG GAAAGCTGGAGGAAGCCCAAGGGTATTGATTGTCGTGTTAGGCGTCGTTTTAAGGGTACCGTCCTTACTCCTAAAATCGGTTACGGTACTGACAAGAGGACTCGCCACAAGCTGCCCAGTGGCTACTACAAGGTTGTTGTCAACAACCCGGCAGAGGTTGACATTTTGCTTATGCACAACAAGACCCATGTGGCCGAGATTGCGCACAGCGTCTCCGCTAAGAAGAGGCGTGTCATCGTTGACCGTGCCAAGAAGCTTGGTATCAAGGTCACCAACGCCGGTGCTAGGCTGAGAGTTGAAGAAAAGGAGTAA
- a CDS encoding Rab-GTPase-TBC domain family protein yields MLLTERFWELERKSSLFSRSGVHSLEELLALRPRVVALLGDQPNDGSVISFMIHYVTNLVSSCSLWDHSNSNKSVDTLATPLFTVTPENERIFQLDAERTFTNEEHREALCYNLQEAFSHVGNYHQGEGFVVAFLSLFLDTTDVVRLIVHLHEDPMSGYFSCMPEAYVRDSRVLMKLLEERNLKLHDHLSGLVVPEAFCSKWFIGMTIHVLPFTHVITYMERVISRGECYIFSFGLAFLLYHGDAILASNDVSHILALLRLDESILPSESESESIYNGILQMADEIEVESEKISQLRIDVAADMVRQKEQREQRMKELEASDDEIVFSDEE; encoded by the coding sequence ATGCTTCTGACTGAACGTTTTTGGGAATTAGAGCGTAAGTCATCTCTGTTCAGCAGGAGCGGTGTCCACTCACTGGAGGAGTTGCTTGCGCTACGTCCCAGGGTTGTCGCTCTACTCGGCGACCAACCTAACGATGGTTCGGTAATATCTTTTATGATACATTACGTAACAAATTTAGTGAGCTCTTGCAGCCTCTGGGACCACAGCAACAGTAACAAGTCGGTAGACACACTGGCTACACCTCTATTCACGGTAACGCCAGAAAATGAACGAATATTTCAGTTGGACGCTGAGCGCACATTTACAAATGAAGAGCATCGCGAAGCTTTGTGTTACAATCTACAGGAGGCATTCAGCCACGTTGGCAACTACCACCAAGGTGAAGGTTTTGTGGTAGCGTTTTTATCATTATTCCTGGACACAACCGATGTTGTCCGTTTAATCGTACACTTACATGAGGATCCTATGAGCGGTTACTTTTCATGCATGCCGGAGGCATATGTGCGTGACTCGCGTGTTTTGATGAAGTTGCTGGAAGAACGCAATTTGAAGCTTCACGACCACTTAAGCGGACTTGTTGTGCCGGAGGCATTTTGCTCCAAATGGTTCATTGGTATGACCATTCATGTTTTACCATTCACGCACGTGATAACTTACATGGAGCGAGTTATCTCCCGTGGTGAATGCTACATTTTCAGCTTTGGGCTTGCCTTTTTGCTATATCATGGTGATGCCATACTGGCCAGCAATGATGTGTCTCATATACTGGCGCTTCTACGCCTGGATGAATCGATTTTACCATCGGAATCCGAGAGCGAGTCTATATACAATGGCATACTGCAGATGGCCGATGAGATAGAAGTCGAGTCTGAGAAAATATCACAGCTTCGTATAGATGTTGCTGCTGACATGGTTCGTCAGAAGGAGCAGCGTGAACAACGCATGAAGGAGCTTGAAGCGTCCGATGATGAGATTGTATTTTCAGATGAAGAGTAA